In a genomic window of Mercenaria mercenaria strain notata chromosome 19, MADL_Memer_1, whole genome shotgun sequence:
- the LOC128551210 gene encoding uncharacterized protein LOC128551210, which produces MASTRILCFLVFVTLAAARTLNLERVAISLTEDSKETDSAVPEILNSLLSSHGSTSDDHEFDLRDCSNGTCKFCSTEIIEACFIASVETSGIKMEITINGTPFFETTITFSGEKTICKEIHVIPAVKEICLIFTKINLEQMSGCVSVSFKTKLAPLKFKIGCFKIPHSENQVTGNDEFRQGNQNEAIGDVHAVGQALKFLRLKKYS; this is translated from the exons ATGGCTTCAACGCGGATCCTTTGTTTCTTAGTGTTTGTGACTCTGGCAGCGGCTCGGACTTTGAACCTGGAGAGAGTTGCTATCTCTTTGACAGAAGATTCTAAAG aaactgATTCCGCCGTCCCGGAGATTTTGAATTCGCTTCTTAGTTCCCACGGAAGCACATCCGATGACCATGAATTCGACCTTCGGGACTGCAGCAATGGAACATGCAAGTTTTGCAGCACGGAAATTATCGAAG catGTTTTATTGCATCGGTTGAAACGTCGGGTATAAAGATGGAGATCACCATTAACGGAACGCCTTTCTTTGAAACGACTATAACAT TTTCAGGAGAGAAAACGATCTGCAAGGAGATTCATGTTATTCCGGCAGTGAAAGAGATCTGCTTGATTTTCACTAAAATCAACCTGGAACAAATGTCTGGATGTGTATCTGTATCTTTTAAA acaAAGCTAGCTCCTCTGAAGTTTAAGATTGGTTGCTTCAAGATACCACACAGCGAGAACCAGGTAACCGGAAATGATGAGTTCCGCCAAGGGAATCAGAACGAGGCTATTGGTGACGTACACGCTGTTGGGCAAGCGCTGAAGTTCCTGCGGCTCAAAAAATATTCctaa